ACCCAGTGATTACCTCCTATGTATGCACAGTGCCGTCACGATGATTATCAGTAGTATGTCCAGTATGAACGTTACCACCACGTAGGGGTTATACGTATGTAGTGGGAAGCCAAGGACTGGTGCAGGGAATACCCTGGATTCAGTTAATAATAGGTAATTGGCCCACCAAAAGGCTAGGGCAGGTATGAAGAGTAGTCTAAAGCCTATAAGTAGTACTATGGCAATCACTATACTTAATACGGCATCAATTAGGAAGAAGTAACCAACAACTGCTAAGGACATAATACGCATTAAGTCAAGTCCCAGGATAGTGTGTATACCAGCCCAGGCAATAGAGAGTATTCCACCACCAACCCTAAACCCAAGATCCATGTTGTCGACCATCGTGATTGAGCCATGATACTTATATATAACTCTTTTTCAGAATTTAGTCTAGTTTTGTTAACTATCAAAATACTTCATAAATTATTAATTACAGTATATAGTCCTTTAAATAAGTAGGTATATGGATCTGTAATATGAGGAAAAAGACAGGATCTATAGGTAATACGGTAATACTGGCATTATCAATAGTGATACTGATAATAGGCGCTGTGATATTCGTGTACGGTTACTACATACCCACTGGAAAATCCGTGAGCAATAACAGCAACACCGCGCATACTCAATACCAATCAACACAAACCTGGGGAGCATCATCATCAAGTAGCTCAAACACGTCATCCTCAACCCAACAATCCTCAACAACTCCCTCATCCATAAGCCCACCTCAGCAGTCCTCCAGCTCCAACAGTTCAAGTACACCATCAACAACGTCTTCATCATCCACAACACAGAGCACAACAACAAACTCAACCACGACAAGTTCCTCCCAACAATCATCAAGTAGCTCGTCAAAGTCAAGCTCACCAACGTGGGGCTGATACACCCCTTAGTGTCGAGGATCACTAAAATCTAGGTATTTTTCTTTCTTTGAGGAAAAGTAAATTTATTATGCTTAGTACAGGGCTGTAATTATTGAGAGTGATGGTTGAGGAGGAGGTTAGGAAGGTTGTGGTTTCGGGTAGGTCTTCAATAGCCATTACAATACCCAAGAAGTGGGTCTCCGCCCTGGGCATTAGTGCTGGTTCCCACGTTTTACTACGTTTTATGGGTGATCACATTGCCGTAATACCCATAGGCCGTCTAGCCCGTGGTTCCGGTATTAACAATGTTGTTGAGGTTGATAGGGAGAATCCTGAGTACGTACTTAGGAAGTTAATAACCCATTACCTAAGGGGTGTTGATGAGGTTAGGGTTAGGCTTGGTAAGTATATTGGTATTAAGGAGGAGGTTAAGGAGTTAGTTAAGGAGAGGATTTCTGGTGCTGAGGTTATTGAGGAGGATAATAATTACGTGGTGTTTAGATTCGTAACACCGGCGCCCGAGGTACCCATTAGGAGGCTGCTAAATAGGATGATATTAACAGTGCTTGGCATGTTTAAGGACTCACTCGACATACTCAGTGGTTCGAGCCTCGATCCTGGGGACATAATTGATAGGGACAATGAGGTTGATAGGTTATACCTACTCATTGAGAGGTTGGTGATGATGGGCATCACCGACCAATCAATACTCTCTAGATTGGAGGTTAATAGTTCCAGGGAGCTTGTGAATGCACTAATGGTTTCTAAGTCGATAGAGAGGTCTGGTGATCATTCATGGAGGATTGCCCAAATAATTAGTGAGGCGTATCAATCATGTTGTAAATTAAGTGATTTACCAATAGTGAGGGATGTTGTTGAACTTGGTCTAAACTCCGTAGATATACTTAGGAAGTCCGTTATGTCCTTCATAAATGGTGATGTTGATGAAGCCATGGAGGTCCTGGATAGGAGGATTGCCATGAGGAGTAAGAGCCTTGAGGTTATTAAGTCAATTTATGGCAGTGGACTTCACGTTGATATTGGTGGTAGGTTGATGATGATTGTGGAGAGTATTAGGAGGGTCTCCGAGTATAGTTATGATATTGCTGAAATAACGCTTGATACGTATGGGTGATGGCTCTGTCATCAATACCAATATTCAATAAATACGCTAGGGATTACGATAATTGGTACGTGAAGCACGTGGATACGGCAGAGTCCGAGGTTAAGGCAGTCTCAATGCTGGTGCCTAAGGGCCTTGGCATTGAGATTGGTGTTGGTAGCGGGTTCTTTGCAGGTAGGGTTGGTATACCAATGGGTCTAGAGCCCGCCATTGCAATGGCCGAGTTAGCTAGGGATAGGGGTATTGATGTTGTGGTTGGTGTTGGTGAGTCCATGCCCCTCAGGGATTCATCCTTTGATTACACGGTTATTGTGGTGACCATATGCTTCCTTGATGATCCGAAGAAAACCCTTACTGAGGTTCACAGAATACTCAGACCAGGTGGTAGGTTAATAACCTGTATTGTGCCTAGGGATAGTGATCACGGCAGGTACTACATGGAATTAGGTAGGAAGGGGCATAGGTTTTACCGAGCAGCTCATTTCTACACCGTTAATGAGATTAAGAGAATCCTGGAGCCCCTTGGGTTCTCAGTGAGTGATAGGGTCGTTGCCGTACTGTCCAGGGGAGTTGGTGAGTACTTTGAGGAACCCAAATTCGTTAAGTTAAGTGAGGCAGAGCGATTTGGCTTTGCATGTATTGAGGCAATACGTGAGTAACGCACCTAATCCTTAATCACTATCTTACTCATTATTAGTGATCTAATGGCCTCAGCATCAACCGCGTACTCCCTGGGTAGTGACTCAATGAATTGAGAGACAACCTCATGTATTATTAGGTCCGTAACCTCATCCTTACTAATACCCCTAAGCCTCAGGTAATTAACCTGGTCCTCGTCTGGTGAGGCATCAGCCGCGCTGTGCCTAGCCCCATTAACATCACCAGTATCGACCATTATTATTGGCACCGAGGCTGCGTAGGCGCCCTCATTCATCACGAAGACCTTGCCCTCAACACTCGTGTCACTCCACCTTGCGCTATTCATTATCCTGCCCAGAGCCCTATGTATTATGAAGGACTTATCCCTGGCTATCCCCAGTACCCTTGAGTAACTCGTTCCATACTCACCAGTGTGTACCGCATTGATTTGGTAATCAATCCTTGAGGCTCCATAACCAATCTCAAGGCCTAGATGGTTTAGATTGCTTTTCCTGCCCTGGAGTAAGTAGTCCTCTCTGTGGTGGTTCATTGAGCCTCCCATTATTAATGAGCGGGCGTTTATTGATGATTCCTCACCAGCGATGACCTTAATCAATGCATATGCAGGGACTTGCTCATGAATGTCTGTGAATAATACATTCAATTTAGAACCCCTCCCTAGGTAGACCTCGACCGTGGTTGATGGGCAACCCCCAGAACCAATTGTGAATAGGCCTAGTGATGCTGTGACACCATCATTAACAAGCACCGTGTAGTGTGTTGGTAATAGCATGGGCTTCTCTGTTGAGGTTATAATGCCTATTCTGAGAGGTTCGTTTAAATCCTCATTGATCTCCACGTATGCGCCATCCACGAGGTTGGCAACGTGCCTGGCAATGGCCCTGGATTCGGAAATATCAATTGACCTAAATAGTAATTTACCTAGTTCCTCACCTAGTTCGTTAATGCTTATTACGTGGGTACCTCTTGGTATCTTCGTAATGCCTATGCCACCGTTTACTGAGACAATATTGGGTTCATAGGGTATATTGGTGGTTAATGGGGCGTGGTGGATCTCCATGGTTGGGTCAATACACTTCTCAAAGGCGCCCCAGTCCGTGTAGTACTTAATCGATGGTGAATCCTTAATTTGTTGGTAGGGTATTTTCTGGGCAAGCTCCCTGGCCCTAAGCTTCAATTCATCAAGCCACTTAACCATTCAAGACCACCTAGTTTTTACCTAGCCTTTTAAGTCATCCTACCTTAGATAACTTACTGAATTCGAGTTCAATAACCCTATTTAGCGTCATTGCGTACTCAGTGGGTAGGCGAACGGTTATGTCCTGGATAAAACCAAGCACTATCAGGCTCCTGGCGGTTCCCTCATCGAAACCACGACTACGTAGGTAAAACAACTTGTCCTCGCTTATTCTTCCTGTATAGGCTTCGTGGGTAACTGTGGCGGTATCCTCAAACACTTGGTCGTGGGGTATTGTGTAGGCCCTTGACTTATCATCAAGTATTAATGAGTCGCATGATACTGAGGATCTCGTGTACTTAGCGCCCTCCCTAACATAAACCAGACCCCTATAAACCACTGTGCCTCCATTAATACTTACGCTCTTATTAACAATCTTGCTTGAAGTCCTTGGTGCATCATGGTATGCCTTAGCCCCATTCTCCTTCCAGAATGGCCCATTGGCTATGGTAACGCCTATAATGCTCGTCCTGGCACCCTCACCCTTGAGTACCGTGCTTGGGTACGTATAACTAACTTTACTACCTAGGCTACCCTCAACCCACTCAACCGTCGAGTTCTCCATGGCCAACGCCCTCTTATTATTAAAATTAATAATGTTCCTACTCCAGTTCTGTATTGTGTTAATCCTTAGGTGGGCATTCCTCGCCGCATAGCCCTCAACCATACCATCATGGAAACTAAAGCCCTTGTAAACGGGAGCTGCGCAACCCTCAAGCCACTCAACACTTGCGCCCTCATCAGCAATTATTAATGAGTGCTCGAACTGACCTTCACCAGAACTACCTATTAGGAAGAAGGATTCTATGGGCATGTCGAGCTTGACACCAGGTGGTACATAGACGAATGTACCGCCACTCCATAAAGCAACATGCAATGCCGCGAACTTGTGCTCGCCAGGTGGGAATATTCTTGAGAAGTACTGCTTTACTAGGTCAGGATACCTCTTGACAGCCTCATCCATTGTGGTCACCACAGCCCCCTTCTCCTCAAGGTACTTCTTTACATGTAGGTAAACAACCTCAGAATCAAATTGGCCAAGTAATCCAGCCAGCACCCTGGCCTCTAGTTCAGGCATGCCTAAGGCCTCATAGTACTTTCTAATCTCCTTGGGTACGTCGTCCCAAGACCCAGCCTTCTCCACACTGGGTTTGGCGTAGAGTACCAGGGACTCCAGGTCAATCTCCTCCTTAATAGGCAACCACTTAGGCTCTGGCAACTTCTCGAACATTTCAAGGGCCCTAAGCCTAAGTCTCCTCATCCAATCAGGCTCACCCTTAATTCTACTAATTTCCTCAATCATATCCTTAGTAATTCTACCCCTAATGACGGCCTCCCAGGGCAACCTCTCCATTTCCGGCCCAAGTAACTCCTCAACCGAGCTTTTCTCAATAACGGTCTTCAAAGACTCTGTCGATTCACTAACCATCAGTGTCACCGAACTCCTCTACTGTGGTTCTTTAAAAACCGGTTCCGGGAAATAAAATATAATGAACTACCCAACACCGCCCATCCTCGAGAGCTCAAGCTCAATGGCCCTATTGAAAATGGACATGTACTCAACGGGTAGGTTAATCATAACGTCATGGAAATAACCAAGGACTATTAAGCTACGGGCCTCTTCCTCACTAAGGCCACGACTACGTAAGTAGAACAACTTATCCTCACCAATCCTCCCAGTATAGGCCTCGTGAGTCACGGTTGCCGTCTCCTCAAAAACCTGCTCATGGGGTATTGTGTAAGCCTTGGAATTATCATCCAGAATAAGTGATTCACAACTGACAGAGGACTTAGCGTATCTGGCACCGTCCCTAACATACACGAGACCCCTATACACCGAAGTACCGCCGTTGAGACTAACGCCCTTACTAACAACCTTACTATACGTGTGCGGTGCACTATGGAATACCTTGGCCCCCTCCTCCTTCCACGTTGGCCCATTAGCAAGGGCAACACTTGTTATTGTCGTCCTCGCATTAACACCCTTAAGAACACTCATTGGGTACACAATCGTTACCTTACCACCCAGGGAACCACTCAACCAATCAACACTTGCGTTATCCTCAATAATAGCCCTATTATTGCCAAAGTAAATAACATCCTTACTCCAGTTCTTTAGGTCTATGAGCCTAACCCTAGCGCCCCTGTGTATGTATGCCTCGGTCATACCATCATGAAGACTAAGCCCAGTGAATACTGGTGCTGCGCAGGCAACTATGAACTCAGCACTTGCGCCCTCACCAACAATAACTAGTGAATGCTCAAACTGCCCAACACCAGCACTACTTATTAGTATGACTAGTTCAATGGGCATCTTAACATGGACACCAGGCGGCACGTAGACAAACACACCACCGCCCCAAAGGGCTATGTTTAACGACGCGAACTTATACTCCGGCGGAAAAACCCTAGCGAAGTACTGCTTTACCAGGTCTGGATACCTCTTGACAGCCTCGTCCATGCTCATTGCAATGACCCCGGCCTTCTCAAGATCCTTCTTAATGCTCTCGTAGGTGATCCCACCATCGACCTGCCCAATAACCCCAGCCAGTACCTTAGCCTCTAGTTCAGGTATTCTCAGCGTCTCATAATACTCCCTCAACTCCCTGGGTAATTCATCCCATGACCTAGCCCTCTCAACACTGGGCTTTGCGTAGAGAACGAGAGATTCAAGGTCAATGTTACCCTCAAGCGGAAGCCAGTTAGGCCAGGGCTGCTTCTCGAACATTTCAAGGGCCCTAAGCCTAAGCCTCCTCATCCAATCAGGCTCACCCCTAACCCTGCTTATTTCCTCAACGACATCCCTCGTGATCCTACCCCTAATCTCCACCTCCCACTTGATGGGCCTTGCATGGCCCAATATGCTTGAGAGTTCGTTCGTCCTTGTGATCTCGAGTTTAACACCATCCCTACTCATGATTGTCTCCTATATTGCGTTATAATTTTACATAACTATTAAGCTTTCTATTGATTGGTTCACATAGACACTGCCGAAAAGTTTTTAATCAGTGTCACAGAGGTTACGCGACCAATAATGGCAAGGCTTGATGTGATTGATCTAAGTGTTGAGGTTGATGGTAAGAGGATACTAAATAATGTTAACCTAACCGTTGAGTCAGGGGAGGTTGTTGCCATAATGGGGCCAAACGGTAGTGGAAAGACCACACTCTTCCTAACAATTGCTGGTCATCCGAGGTATAATGTGGTCAATGGTGATATTAGGCTTGATGGCGAGTCAATACTAAAGCTATACCCTGAAGAGAGGGTTCAGAGGGGTGTATTGCTTGCCCTGCAGAGCCCCACTCCCGTCCCTGAGGTTAGGTTATCGACTTTAATAACTGCAATGCTAAATAAGAAGGCTGGCAAGCGCATAACTGATCCA
This is a stretch of genomic DNA from Vulcanisaeta moutnovskia 768-28. It encodes these proteins:
- a CDS encoding phosphate uptake regulator PhoU, with the translated sequence MVEEEVRKVVVSGRSSIAITIPKKWVSALGISAGSHVLLRFMGDHIAVIPIGRLARGSGINNVVEVDRENPEYVLRKLITHYLRGVDEVRVRLGKYIGIKEEVKELVKERISGAEVIEEDNNYVVFRFVTPAPEVPIRRLLNRMILTVLGMFKDSLDILSGSSLDPGDIIDRDNEVDRLYLLIERLVMMGITDQSILSRLEVNSSRELVNALMVSKSIERSGDHSWRIAQIISEAYQSCCKLSDLPIVRDVVELGLNSVDILRKSVMSFINGDVDEAMEVLDRRIAMRSKSLEVIKSIYGSGLHVDIGGRLMMIVESIRRVSEYSYDIAEITLDTYG
- the sufB gene encoding Fe-S cluster assembly protein SufB; its protein translation is MVSESTESLKTVIEKSSVEELLGPEMERLPWEAVIRGRITKDMIEEISRIKGEPDWMRRLRLRALEMFEKLPEPKWLPIKEEIDLESLVLYAKPSVEKAGSWDDVPKEIRKYYEALGMPELEARVLAGLLGQFDSEVVYLHVKKYLEEKGAVVTTMDEAVKRYPDLVKQYFSRIFPPGEHKFAALHVALWSGGTFVYVPPGVKLDMPIESFFLIGSSGEGQFEHSLIIADEGASVEWLEGCAAPVYKGFSFHDGMVEGYAARNAHLRINTIQNWSRNIINFNNKRALAMENSTVEWVEGSLGSKVSYTYPSTVLKGEGARTSIIGVTIANGPFWKENGAKAYHDAPRTSSKIVNKSVSINGGTVVYRGLVYVREGAKYTRSSVSCDSLILDDKSRAYTIPHDQVFEDTATVTHEAYTGRISEDKLFYLRSRGFDEGTARSLIVLGFIQDITVRLPTEYAMTLNRVIELEFSKLSKVG
- a CDS encoding SufB/SufD family protein, with product MVKWLDELKLRARELAQKIPYQQIKDSPSIKYYTDWGAFEKCIDPTMEIHHAPLTTNIPYEPNIVSVNGGIGITKIPRGTHVISINELGEELGKLLFRSIDISESRAIARHVANLVDGAYVEINEDLNEPLRIGIITSTEKPMLLPTHYTVLVNDGVTASLGLFTIGSGGCPSTTVEVYLGRGSKLNVLFTDIHEQVPAYALIKVIAGEESSINARSLIMGGSMNHHREDYLLQGRKSNLNHLGLEIGYGASRIDYQINAVHTGEYGTSYSRVLGIARDKSFIIHRALGRIMNSARWSDTSVEGKVFVMNEGAYAASVPIIMVDTGDVNGARHSAADASPDEDQVNYLRLRGISKDEVTDLIIHEVVSQFIESLPREYAVDAEAIRSLIMSKIVIKD
- a CDS encoding class I SAM-dependent methyltransferase; the protein is MALSSIPIFNKYARDYDNWYVKHVDTAESEVKAVSMLVPKGLGIEIGVGSGFFAGRVGIPMGLEPAIAMAELARDRGIDVVVGVGESMPLRDSSFDYTVIVVTICFLDDPKKTLTEVHRILRPGGRLITCIVPRDSDHGRYYMELGRKGHRFYRAAHFYTVNEIKRILEPLGFSVSDRVVAVLSRGVGEYFEEPKFVKLSEAERFGFACIEAIRE
- the sufB gene encoding Fe-S cluster assembly protein SufB, encoding MSRDGVKLEITRTNELSSILGHARPIKWEVEIRGRITRDVVEEISRVRGEPDWMRRLRLRALEMFEKQPWPNWLPLEGNIDLESLVLYAKPSVERARSWDELPRELREYYETLRIPELEAKVLAGVIGQVDGGITYESIKKDLEKAGVIAMSMDEAVKRYPDLVKQYFARVFPPEYKFASLNIALWGGGVFVYVPPGVHVKMPIELVILISSAGVGQFEHSLVIVGEGASAEFIVACAAPVFTGLSLHDGMTEAYIHRGARVRLIDLKNWSKDVIYFGNNRAIIEDNASVDWLSGSLGGKVTIVYPMSVLKGVNARTTITSVALANGPTWKEEGAKVFHSAPHTYSKVVSKGVSLNGGTSVYRGLVYVRDGARYAKSSVSCESLILDDNSKAYTIPHEQVFEETATVTHEAYTGRIGEDKLFYLRSRGLSEEEARSLIVLGYFHDVMINLPVEYMSIFNRAIELELSRMGGVG